A single window of Bremerella cremea DNA harbors:
- a CDS encoding acyl-CoA thioesterase, whose protein sequence is MNFRYRTFETTFTVFPHMTNYMYPMVFGGEMLSQMDIAAAMNVRRALYDSPTGCDNAVTVHCTDINFLVGAQVGDLILLKSEIDEVGTKSISVRVEGFRERADGVEKLCDGRFIFVAQKEGVSQAHGLEI, encoded by the coding sequence ATGAATTTTCGCTACCGTACTTTTGAGACGACGTTTACTGTTTTCCCGCACATGACGAACTACATGTACCCCATGGTGTTTGGCGGAGAAATGTTAAGTCAAATGGATATTGCTGCCGCAATGAATGTCCGCCGTGCTTTGTACGATTCGCCAACCGGCTGCGATAACGCCGTCACGGTGCATTGCACCGATATCAACTTTCTTGTCGGCGCCCAGGTCGGTGACCTGATTCTATTGAAGTCCGAAATCGATGAAGTGGGGACGAAGTCGATATCAGTGCGGGTAGAAGGGTTTCGAGAACGCGCCGATGGGGTAGAAAAACTATGCGACGGTCGATTTATCTTTGTTGCCCAAAAGGAAGGTGTTTCCCAAGCTCATGGTTTGGAAATATAG